Below is a window of Populus alba chromosome 2, ASM523922v2, whole genome shotgun sequence DNA.
GGAGAAACTTCAGTTGGATAATCAAAATGAATACTCCCGTACTCCGGTTAAACTTTGGGAAGAATTGGGGAAGGGTTCATTTTCTTCTGAGCAGACACCTAGCAGGTTGAACTTCTAACTTCTGTGAGTAGTCAAATCATTCACATGTATTTAACTTCTCTCTGTGCACATGGTACCTGGAAACTAAATTTGTCTCATTTTTCAAGCTTAAGAATTGCTttgcaatcagtttgaacactGTTTGTAAATCTTATTCATTGACTCTTTTATGATGGTCTTGAGGAGTAACATGGCCTGTTGAAGGATCTGCATCTAATAATTGCATTTCATTTCTTAGCTTGATGAGATCCATTAGAGGCTCATCCGGTCATGCAATGTGTTCCTTTATTGTTTGCAATACTTGGAACTCATGCATGAAAGTTTTAGAACGGCTAATATTTCATGTCTTCTTTTCTGTAGCTGTATGACAAATGTACAATCCAGTGAAGATAGTGAGTCAGGGAGTCATAAAAGAATGATCAAGGTTCAACCAGATGAGATTGATAACGTTGCTACTGGTGCTCCTTGGCTTTCAGCTACAAATGTTCAGAGCAGGAACAGGTGTGTTCGCTTTGAATGTGATTTTGATACATCTTCCTCTAAAGGGTCGTCTGAAAATGGTTGCCAAGTCCCTAGGAAATATGAATCTCCAGGGAAtttgagtgtttcaaagccttCTCCTAAGCCGACCCCATTAAAAATTTCAGACGACATGCAAACTCCCGGTACTGTTTTTCCTGCGAACTTGGACACTCTAGCAAATGGAAAGACTAGGATCAGGTCCCAATATGTTTATTCGGTCTTGAACCCTGTTGAAAATGCCTCTCAATGGAAGTTACTGAGGGAAGATGATTCTAACTCACATGAACAGTCAGGTGAGCTGAGAGAATCTCTTGAGCAGTCTGAAAGTGCAACTCCTAAACCAGAATGGGGAGTAAAAGAAACATCCTCTGGGAAAGATTTGAAGGTGGAAGCGAGCTTGTCTTCTTGGGTCAAACCACCACAATCCACAACTGGTGAAGATAATCCAAATATTGGCGCTGCTGCTGGCCAAAATTTTAGTTCTGGTAGAACTCCTGGGGACAGGCCTATCATTGGAATGGTTGCTGCTCACTGGAATGAGAATGAAGCTTCTCGAATCTCCCCGAAGTGGTGGGATGGAAATGGAATTCCAAATTcgacaaacaaatataaagaggtaaactatatttattcttctcTCACTGCGTGCACTATTAGGAGCTGCATACAAGTAACCGTCTTTTGTTTTCAGGATCAGAAGGTAAGTTGGCATGCAACACCATTTGAGGAGAGGTTAGAGAAGGCATTGTCTGAAGAGAGTTTCATCTCacaaaggtatttttttttccccgagCCTTGTGGTTCCTGCCTGTGTTATTGACTATTGGAGTTAAACTGcctttcaccaaaaaaaaaaaaaaaactgtctaCCCATAAGAACAGTAATTTGTTTGTCTTGTAAATTTACTAAGATCTGCCAGTACCTCTTCCCCGGCCAATGTTAATGCAGTTGAGTAATGATGGTGTTTGTACCTTCCCAATTGAAACTTAAGGAATCAGGGTAGTAACAAAGGATAGACTGAAAAACTAGCAGTCTATTGGGTTAATCAAACGACGAGACAGAGTCACATGCTGTTTTTTAAGACTTGCAATAGCTATTGTTAATACTTTGTTGAttgtaatttgaaattttagagCATGTATCCCTTTTATACAAGttgtaataaattttatttgtctgATCCACAGGAAGCCTGTCAGCGGGAGACCCATGGTTTTTGACGAATGCGAAGAAAGTGACACTGCTCTGTCTCGTTTGCAAGCTTCAACACAAGCCAAGTCAGTTGTTTCGTTCTGATGCTTGGTGGTAGACTGGTGGTTTTGTCTCTTCGCAATCTGTTTTTGGCTTGCAATTGATGTAGTGCGAAAGCCATGTAGTTCTTAAACCTGAATCACTGTTTACACACCGTCACCATCCTTGGTTTGTATTGGGAGGCTGAACGATCAAACTGATAAAGAAATGCTCGAGGCTTGACAGTAATGTCAGCAGCCGGGAACTGCTTGTGATGTACATCGGTAATGGATATTATTAGTATTGGTCCATTGGATTAACGATGCTAAGATTTTGGAATCTTTGCCAGTTTTTTTTTCACCCCCTCGTATTGTTTTCTCCGCCGTTGAACCAACCCGTGGGGTCAAAAGTTGAAACTTTTACCGTCCCAAAAAGAATagggtaaataataataataataaagaaaagaaaagaaaagaaaagaaaagaaaagaaaaaaagagtaaacTGAAAATTCCAAAACCCCAGGATATAAAGAAGAGGTGCTCTTCCGTTTAGCTGATATCAAGGGGAGCGAGAGCAGCGCTGTGTGTGAGGGAGAGGAGATGCAAGAGAAAGACTGGAAGCGGCAGAAAGAGAAGCATGTGGAAACGAAAACCTGAGGGGATAATCATGatgtcctttttaattttattttagttttcaatcTGAATTGAAACTCGTTTACTGCTCGTCTTTGTTCTTCATTCCCCCTCTCCCCTCCGCAGTTACTGCATGCCGCCTCCTTTGGAGCCTTATGATGATTACAGATCTGAAGGTTCGAcaatcttggtttttttagttgttcttTCCAATTCGAGATCTTATGTTGTCGAAAATCTTCATATTAATTCATGGTTTTATCGAATTGTAAGAAAGTGGCAATTGAATCTTTTCATTTTTGCTTTGGTTTCTGGTTTcaagtttttaacttttttctttgatgaaggaATAAATTCATCCATCATCCCTACAATTTTTGTGTCTATCTATAAATTCCACCTTCTTCACAGAACTCAGAAAACCTGGCACTGTCCTTTGCTTCCAGGAGGATTTATGTGCCGGTTAACCCAACCGAACAGACTGAATGAATAATCTTCCTCGCAATTTCACCATATGAAGATTTCGTTGCCTGGTTTATCCTCGTATTCCTCTCCTTTCATGTGTTAAAAAGTATAAGATCACCGAGCCCATCTTAGCACATAGCCTGAAATCCATTTTTTTGTTGGCAACATTCCTCCTAGTCCAATTAAGTTCTGCCCACCAATTTCCTACCGGTCTATCAATGCCAAAAAGCTGCAAAATAGGGCCCAGATGTTCTTAACAGCAGCGCAAGAGAACAATAAACGGTCCCGTTCTCCATGCTGTATGCACACTTCTGACAAGTCTGCAATGTTGCTCCCCAGTTTTAACAACTGTTCTCGTTGAGCATTTGATTTGTTCCATTTTGGTAGCGTCTGTTTTGCTTAGCTGTAAATGGGCTCCATGATTCGGCTGTTGAGAATTCGGAGAAAGTTTAAATTCTTAGCAGCCCGAATTACAGGCCCAGATCAATTAGAGGACGTTAACGTTTACCTTCGTGGTCGTGGTTAAGGGGAAAAGATCTAGCTGAGCCATCAGGGCGCCCAAAACTGAAGAGTAAAACTTTCAAGGATTTAGGGGGGGGAGAAAAAATGGTGATAGATCGAATAAGTAACCTGAGAAAAAGCATGAAGAAGGTAGGAAACTAGCACTCAGACAAGGAATTAGCTTGCTTTGAATGGAAACCGAGAAATCCACAAGGGAGCAGTCCTAATGGAGGAGCATTATTCGGCTGTTGAGCAATATAGCCTTCTCGAGGAATTGGGATCGCCCCCTTCAGAAGAAAAGAAGACGACCAGGATGGGGTCCTCAAAGAATTCGAActttattcatttattcaaCTCATAGCAGAACAGAGTAATGTGATATTAGCAAACTGCACTAAACGTCGTAATTCTTTAACCACATACCAAAACATGACTAAAACTGGCATTATGAGCCCATTAGAACACGGGTGAAGACATTCTACTCTGCCACTGTGGTTCGGAGAGGAAGAGCACTCTCGACTTCCTTAGCATCAGCACTCCTCTCAGCAACAATCTTCGACATTCCAAACATCTGAAAATGAACCAAAGTGTTAGGCCAGCTACCGATTCACACGCACTCACAGATTACACGATACATTTTTCAGTTGTCACTTGACAATTGAACTTGGAAGTTGGAATTAACCTTCTTGATAGTCTTCTTGAAACAATCCTTGTGCTCATCCATAGATGCATGGATGAACTCATCAATGTGATCCTTCACATCCACCAAAAAAGTGGCATCATCCTTCTTTTTCCGTCGGCATGAGGTGACAGCAGGTGATTGATGTTTTTCTGGTTGAGTTTTCTGTGTCTCCATTTGAAATATTCCTGCTACACATGAGATTGGTTTTGAACACCATTACAGCGAGAAGTTTAGAGGAAAGTTTAACAGGTTTCCTTTATCATGAATCTGCTTCAACTTGGAAATAAACAACGCTTTTCGGGAACAACGCTCAATAATCGTTAATATCCAATGAATAGCACAAGCTAAAGCACCACACATTTCAACCAGGCTAGGGATTGGTATTTGAGGTTCCAGCCCAAGAATTGCCTAAATATATTCCACAGCAATTTTTTTTGCGAGATATATATAGGAGTCGTGGTACATTTCTAATGGAAAATGTCATGCTATGATAATTAAGAGATTCTTAATTTGGAGAATGTTAACTCGACAGATGGACAATGTGGATCGTTATCTACTAGTAATCTCACTCCTTTCTCCCTGAGCCCTTGTATTGTGACCTTAAATTTCATGTTTGCATTTTTATAAACCAGAAAAGTAGTGGTATGCaaacttcattttcattctTCAAACCTCAAAAAATCACGCATCAACAttccattattattttcaaaaatcagGGCAGGTTTTCAAGCCAAAACATgcgatttttttatcaaaataaaacagcGGCAACACCAATCTCAtccaaaaatcaatcaaaaagcaAATCTTTAGCTGAAAATCATCAGAATCATGAAAACATAAGTAAAACACCCGTTTTTGTATCTACAAACAAATCAATACATGCGTGAACCCGTCATTGGAGATATCAATGTTGGCCTCAGTCTTTAGCCTTCGAGAAAATCCATATCACATCACAAAAACTCTCAAAACCATGCAATATTATCACTACTCACTAGAGATGAAATCTTAATTATCCATGATTCACATCCCGATTGCTAAAAAATTCAGCACagataatcaaattaaaaccacACCAATCCATGAAGTAAAACACGGAAGCAAGCGATTGAAGTTTTTTCTCAGATCTAATTTGGCATCATTTTAGGCCAACATCAATTTCCCCTCAAGATTTTCACCAGAACAACACAAACAAGCATGCTTCACATCTCCACCTCAAAACCAGGTGGCATGTggacagaaacaaaacaacaatttcTAGCCTAAATTATTCTAAACTCTAAGTTTCAAGCTTTAACTTAAGTATTTGGACCCAAAAACTCGATCCTTCAACACAAGACCCTCACACCGATTCGCAATTAGCCTTAAACCTTTGCAGAACTCACTTCTGTATGTCAAACCTTAAGCAAAGTTTTCTCGTTCTTTTTTTTGATGGGTATGAACCCtcaaagatataaaataatctCTATTAGGTACCGGTAATAGGATTCATGAATATCCATTTTCATCCTTCCAACCAGTAAAGCTTGGACATTTAGCTAACAAGTAAAGGATCAAGGAAAGAAACGATACCTTTGAGACGTTTGATTAGTCAAGGGATTTGAACCCTTTTATCGCCGATGACCTCCTATCCCTTTAAAATATCACTCCTTTCTCCCTGAACCCTCAGGTTGCAGCTGCCGTCAGTGGCTAGTATGGCGATGCTAGCGAGGGCAGCGTCAGCTCTGTTCGTGCTCGAGGATGGCAGTGCTTTGGTGATCACTAGCGTCCGATGGTGCAGTGGTCGTCTCTGGTGATCTGAGATGGCGGCCGCCTCAAATCGCGAAGCTGATGCCGTTATGAGCAGTGGCGCGGGTTTGTGGGGCGGTTGAGGAAGACAGAAGCGGTCTCAAAATGGCAAAACCTCACTTTAGTCCCCCCAATATAAACTTATTACCAATCGAGTCAAACACTTCCTGAATTTATCAATTTGGTTCCAAATATTGTCATGGACGTTAGACAAGGTCACTTCATCCTTCACTAttagtgaaatttaaaaatctcatCCAATTCGCATCTAATTGTGATATACTTACATTCaaggaataaaactaaatcttaatctataataaaacaaagataatGTTTGGCGATGGAATGATAGGTCGATGAAGGGATGATATTGTTAGGTATCGATTATATTTAgagtaaaattgataaaataaaaattttgaaactcAATTAATAATGATGTAAGACTAACGGGGCCCAAATTGAACTAAAtgattttgtaattatattGGTTAAAGTCAATtgcaaattccaaaaaaaatggatgagtttggtttcggtttaaaaccttaaaaataataataaaaagaaaatgcaaatcaaattaaatccaaGCCGTAAATTATCTCAAGTTGCAGCCTATTATTGATTGagcatggaaaacaaaataatatcgGTCCGAGCACACGACCAAACGGACTGAGTTAAAAGCCACTCTAtcctttgatatattttttgcaagtaaataaatatttttaacacaaggttggtgctttttttttttgagctaaTTATTGATATTGCAAACACACATCACATTCAATGCAAATTAAGCATCTTATTTCTtgattaattgttatttttaatttaaatattattaataatcacCAGCATATTCTTAGAGTAAAAAATACTAcaaccaaatataaaattaatatcttcatcaattaattattatttaactcTCCATCTTCCAAGGTGAGTTGACATAATCaatatttacaaatattttgtGTCATTGGATAAACAAGACAGGTTTTTATAAgtcataatttttatcaagttcAATATTTCAATCTTGTTCTTAAATTTTtcatttctccttttcatttattgACTTAAGTATTAAAGAATCCCTTATTTCATGATAGACGAATTTAACAAGGAATAATCAAGCCCAAACACCTAGCCCCTAATACATCCTGGCAATGATTGCATCTTGTGGAAAGCCCAAATTTcatgtgaagtttttttttcatatttcatcaatgacattgtttataaaaaactaaataaaaagatagttcATTtcggttttatattttttgaccTTTCATGAAAACTTTTTTCATAATTGATGGAACTCTTAGAATAAACATTAATCCCACTAATGGAGATATTCTCCATTTTATTACAGAGTATATTATATACTCATCTTTTCAAAGAATGTGTTACTACGAAAGACCATCTTGGATGATTATGATTATCTTATAGATCCcatgaaacacatataaaacattaaaagcaTCTTAGATCCAGTAACAACAAAGAGTGATTTCATATTGTGTAAGATTTGTTTTGcaactttttatatatctattaGAATATGGTATCATgccatatattattaattatttttgttttgataaaatgaaaaatcatattAGAAGATATTGcgtatttattattcaacataaaaaggaaaaatgtttCTCGTGTTGGATCAATCCATTTTAAAAGTTCCTTGAgttatttaaaactttattttttattgactttcAATTATGTTTCATTtccattcttattatttttcaataaaatcctTTATATATAACAGCTTCGAATCATGTGATATAGCttgtagtattaaaaaaaaaacctgagtaTAAATAAGAATTTCAAACGAATAAGCATtggacatatatatatttgaaataacaCATCTCTCTGCCCAAAATTATTACTTAGTAaagataattaagttttttttttttttttggttaatgatTCATGCAACTGTTTCAGTATTAAGccaagataatatatttttttttaatctaaattctGGTATTTAAAAGTCTACTAAACCCCAACTAATTCAAAGCTGAGACAACCCACTAAGGAGTAAAACTCTCTCAGTGATAATATGCTTTATTCAtaatatttgaattcaaaaccttatttaaaaggaaataaatatcgAAACACTTAAACCTACTACCATTGAATATTAAACCAACAATGTAATGTTTTCAAGTTACATGTAAAGTTctcgtaaaaaaaataatcattctaGGTTATGTATAAAGATCTTTACAAAATTCAAAGCGTGGTTCCAagacatgaaaagttatttgtaTCTTCCTATAACTacatatgataaaaatatattaaaaaaaatgatttttcacaAATAGTTTGCTAAAAATTGCTTCAATGAAGGCCTGAATTCAAATTAGTGGTCACGATTTTCATATTTCATGTTACCTTGTTCTTCAAACAATACATGATTGgacatttatttcattttaacatCAAATCTAGCCGTTGATATAAATCCTagattttactaaaataatatatttcatcCCAATCCATGATTATCTATCATCATAATCTGAAAGGAAGCAAGTTGTTTTTCTATGCACGAGTTTGGCCAATATGAATTGAAAATTCCCATAAAAGGGTGATAGTCGTCCAAGCAGGCAAGCGCTGGCATTATTAGAAAACTTTTGGAAGGATTTGCTGTCCTCCTCTCACACACTACGAACAATATTATCCTTCTCATCTTTAAATCTTATCCccttaatatttttcctttaaattttcatttctatACCAAAATCCCAACATTTATGAcaatgaaattagaagttttGTTTGGTATTTTCAGAATTTATTGTTCTTTTGACTTGCTGTGTTATGGTgcattaaaagttaaattaattttagtaaaaatagtttttaataatcaactattatattttcaaaaagtgGTATCTTTAAGCAAGAAAAATGCATGTCGACCATCATAAAACaggttgaattttaattgaaaacgtATTTGctttgattcaaaaataaaatagaatttttttaaaaaaaattgctcctATAAAACATAGCAACATCAAACAAATCTACAATAAATGAAAGTGAGTTAATAACAAGCATGATTCTGTTTTTTATCATCCGGGTTTAAAAATGTGGATCTCCTACAAAAGTAAAAAATGGATttaattcactataaaaaatgaattgttAATACCATACTTAAGAACATTTTCGCTTTGCCATGGACATTGACCCACCACAAATTAAATATACTCTTCGTagctaatttattaattatttttaaaagaatataatagTTATTATATTGTTTCAAATCTACTGTCTAATATATGATGATTTGCTTGGAAAGATTGAGCcatattagttttttgttttttaatttaatatatggcCTGcttaaataataagaaacaaaagacGATGTCTTggtgaaaaaaaacaacaacacgtGAACACCAAGATCAcacgttaatttttatttttttttttaaa
It encodes the following:
- the LOC118049240 gene encoding protein JASON — translated: MICASLKREIGLILGKVLRFLFRSFLRAMGCFFTCFRTKDDRSNRTRPHAISSDSLRSKPTLEAGVLKNRLSSLFLSEEKEESPRGDIENPCLGSPQINKGLRDEAKFLRACGTLPETPTEIRKACDKLKGSPGLDKYSESSKFHSWLPNTSMEKLQLDNQNEYSRTPVKLWEELGKGSFSSEQTPSSCMTNVQSSEDSESGSHKRMIKVQPDEIDNVATGAPWLSATNVQSRNRCVRFECDFDTSSSKGSSENGCQVPRKYESPGNLSVSKPSPKPTPLKISDDMQTPGTVFPANLDTLANGKTRIRSQYVYSVLNPVENASQWKLLREDDSNSHEQSGELRESLEQSESATPKPEWGVKETSSGKDLKVEASLSSWVKPPQSTTGEDNPNIGAAAGQNFSSGRTPGDRPIIGMVAAHWNENEASRISPKWWDGNGIPNSTNKYKEDQKVSWHATPFEERLEKALSEESFISQRKPVSGRPMVFDECEESDTALSRLQASTQAKSVVSF
- the LOC118049241 gene encoding uncharacterized protein; protein product: METQKTQPEKHQSPAVTSCRRKKKDDATFLVDVKDHIDEFIHASMDEHKDCFKKTIKKMFGMSKIVAERSADAKEVESALPLRTTVAE